The region GTCATCCCGATGATGGCGGCGTGGGTGGTGAAGTTTTTGTTCTTGAGCAGGGTCAAGATGTCGGTAGGTTCCATAGAGTCGGGGTCGACATCCTTGCCCAGATAGAAGAGCCCTGCCTTTTCGTAGATACTTTTGAGATTGTTCATCCTTTTCCTCCTTCTGATCTTTGGCTTAACGGTTTGGGGTTTGCCTCTTCCCGTTTTTGGGTGCTGGTTTCTTCTTCGGCGGCTTTTTGGGGGCGACAAGGCCCTGGAGCAAAAAGGCATAGGGCTCTTTCCCCTCTTCCTGCATAGCTACCAGGACCTCTCCTTTGCGCCGGGTAATGTCAAAGAGACGCATCGGGCCCATCACCCTGTCGATCGCCACGTGATCACCGCTTCGAAGAGGCAGGCGGTAGTCTCCCCCTTCCACACGGATCAGTTCCCTTCCCTCCTTGAGAACGAGCCAGCAGACCCGGGGGTTGGGAAGGTCGTAGAGGGTATGGGCGGTCCGGTTGATGCAGAGACGGTCGTACTCTCCTTTGACCAGCGTGAGGTTGCCGTCACTGGAGAGGAGGTCCCGGTAGAGGGCCATGACGACCCGATCCCGGTTCATCGCTTTGACGAGGTGCTCGTGGAGATTGCGGTTGGAGCTGCGTTGGACATCCAGGCTTTGATAGAGCCCCAGCAGGACCAGAGAGATCAGAAGAATGGAGATCAGCACCTCGATGAGGGTGAAGGCGCCGCGTCGGGTCATTTCACCCGTCCATCAGCCCTACCCGCAGGGCCTCTTCATAGCTGGTGCTCCCCTCGATGACCATCTCCCGGAGCCGGTCGGAGATGGTCCGCATGCCGGTCGCTTTCATCCGCTCACGGATCTCGTGGTCGTTGAGCCCTTTGTCCATCATGTTTTTGACCTCATCGTCGATGAGGAAGAGTTCTCCGACGGCTTGGCGTCCCCGGTATCCGGTGTAGTCGCATTGGCTGCAGCCTACCGCCCGGTAATACCGGCC is a window of Nitratifractor salsuginis DSM 16511 DNA encoding:
- a CDS encoding prepilin-type N-terminal cleavage/methylation domain-containing protein — protein: MTRRGAFTLIEVLISILLISLVLLGLYQSLDVQRSSNRNLHEHLVKAMNRDRVVMALYRDLLSSDGNLTLVKGEYDRLCINRTAHTLYDLPNPRVCWLVLKEGRELIRVEGGDYRLPLRSGDHVAIDRVMGPMRLFDITRRKGEVLVAMQEEGKEPYAFLLQGLVAPKKPPKKKPAPKNGKRQTPNR